From Suncus etruscus isolate mSunEtr1 chromosome 6, mSunEtr1.pri.cur, whole genome shotgun sequence, one genomic window encodes:
- the CASZ1 gene encoding zinc finger protein castor homolog 1, with product MDLGTAEGAQCSDPPAGKPPMAAKRKGGLKLNAICAKLSRQVVVEKAAEASTQASTQATGSPRRPHDKDMGTARAPRSEEDKRRAVIEKWVNGEYSEEPAPTPLLTRIHREGPELPPEGVYMVQPQGCSDEEDPGHEPRKEGGSGGVEKDADGPASKDGAKQASGEASSLRDYAASTMTEFLGMFGYDDQNTRDELARKISFEKLQAGCGPEPATSSSLAATEDALSKRARFSKYEEYIRKLKAGEQLYWPAHSVKAEERAGSGVGIKEMAGPLPSLRLPSTAHLETKATILPLPSHSNIPMQGLVARASKYDFFIQKLKTGESLRPQNGSAYKKPSKYDLENVKYLHLVKPGEGNPDMGGAIAFKTGKVGRPSKYDVRAIPKPCPAKGPPAPSLAPAPLASVPSAPSAPGPEPAASLPFSAPEYLKSTFSKTDSITTGTVSTVKNGLPTDKPAVTEDVNIYQKYIARFSGSQHCGHIHCAYQYREHYHCLDPECNYQRFTSKQDVIRHYNMHKKRDNSLQHGFMRFSPLDDCSVYYHGCHLNGKSTHYHCMQVGCNKVYTSTSDVMTHENFHKKNTQLINDGFQRFRATEDCGTADCQFYGQKTTHFHCRRPGCTFTFKNKCDIEKHKSYHIKDDAYAKDGFKKFYKYEECKYEGCVYSKATNHFHCIRAGCGFTFTSTSQMTSHKRKHERRHVRTAGVLGLPAGVLGTKDTEQEESSNDDLVDFSALSSKNSSLSASPTSQQSSASLAAAATTTEATPSAAKPPNSKISGLLSQGLPGSIPLALALSNSGLAPGSPFFPLLPSRGTPALPVGAPGLLGNMSSGPATIPDTPSLAASGGGDSGSATVAASVPVPPASIMERISASKGLISPMMARLAAAALKPSATFDPGSGQQTTPARFPPTPAKQETGENTGTPGTQEVDRSLDLTLREPSNESNGHAVPANSSLLSSLMNKMSQGSPNLGSLLNMATAEAEGAPAAESAPFLGKAVKALVQEKLAEPWKVYLRRFGTKDFCDAQCDFLHKTHFHCVVEECGALFSTLDGAIKHANFHFRTEGGAAKGNAEGTFPPTTDAKPPLAPSSPPAPPITSAASVEGLTPSTVPAPSTPTLLAWKQLASSIPQIPTLPASTPHLPASPSATTSLDSAKPQVKPGFLQFQEK from the exons CTGAAGGCGCCCAGTGCTCCGACCCGCCCGCAGGGAAGCCCCCCATGGCGGCCAAGCGCAAAGGCGGCCTGAAGCTCAACGCCATCTGCGCCAAGCTGAGCCGCCAGGTGGTGGTGGAGAAGGCGGCGGAGGCCAGCACCCAGGCCAGCACCCAGGCCACAGGCAGCCCGCGGCGGCCCCATGACAAGGACATGGGCACGGCCCGAGCACCCCGCAGCGAGGAGGACAAGAGGCGGGCAGTGATTGAGAAGTGGGTGAACGGGGAGTACAGCGAGGAGCCAGCACCCACACCCCTGCTGACCCGCATCCACCGAGAGGGCCCGGAACTGCCCCCCGAGGGCGTCTACATGGTGCAGCCTCAAGGCTGCAGTGATGAGGAGGATCCCGGCCACGAACCCCGCAAGGAAGGTGGCAGTGGCGGTGTGGAGAAGGACGCAGATGGGCCCGCCAGCAAGGACGGGGCCAAGCAGGCTTCAG GGGAGGCCTCCTCTCTCCGAGACTACGCCGCCTCCACCATGACCGAGTTCCTAGGCATGTTTGGTTATGACGACCAGAACACGAGGGATGAGCTGGCCCGCAAGATCAGCTTCGAGAAGCTACAGGCAGGCTGCGGCCCCGAGCCGGCCACCTCCTCCTCACTGGCCGCCACGGAGGACGCCCTGAGCAAGCGGGCACGCTTCTCCAAGTACGAGGAGTATATTCGCAAGCTCAAGGCGGGAGAGCAGCTGTACTGGCCGGCACACAGCGTCAAGGCCGAGGAGCGCGCTGGCAGCGGCGTTGGCATCAAGGAGATGGCGGGACCCCTGCCCAGCCTGCGGCTGCCCAGCACGGCACACCTGGAGACCAAGGCCACCATCCTGCCCCTGCCGTCACATAGCAACATCCCCATGCAGGGCCTGGTGGCCCGTGCCTCCAAGTACGACTTCTTCATCCAGAAGCTGAAGACGGGCGAAAGCCTGCGGCCGCAGAACGGCAGCGCCTACAAGAAGCCCTCTAAGTACGACCTGGAGAATGTCAAGTACCTGCACCTCGTTAAGCCTGGAGAGGGGAACCCCGACATGGGCGGTGCCATCGCCTTCAAGACCGGCAAGGTGGGCCGGCCCTCCAAGTACGACGTGCGCGCCATCCCCAAGCCCTGCCCCGCCAAGGGCCCGCCTGCCCCCAGCCTGGCCCCGGCCCCCCTCGCCAGCGTGCCCAGCGCCCCCAGCGCCCCTGGGCCCGAGCCGGCAGCCTCCCTGCCCTTCAGCGCTCCCGAGTACCTGAAGTCCACCTTCTCCAAGACCGACTCCATCACCACCGGGACTGTGTCCACTGTCAA GAATGGGCTGCCCACGGATAAACCCGCCGTCACCGAGGACGTGAACATCTACCAGAAATACATCGCCAG GTTCTCAGGCAGCCAGCACTGTGGCCACATCCACTGTGCGTACCAGTACCGCGAACACTACCACTGCCTCGACCCGGAGTGCAACTACCAG AGGTTCACGAGCAAACAGGACGTGATCCGGCACTACAACATGCATAAGAAGCGGGACAACTCCCTGCAGCACGGCTTCATGCGCTTCAGCCCACTGGACGACTGCAGCGTCTATTACCACGGTTGCCACCTCAACGGGAAGAGCACGCACTACCACTGCATGCAG GTGGGCTGCAACAAGGTGTACACGAGCACGTCGGATGTGATGACACACGAGAACTTCCACAAAAAGAACACGCAGCTCATCAACGATGGCTTCCAGCGCTTCAGGGCCACCGAGGACTGCGGCACGGCTGACTGTCAGTTCTACGGACAGAAGACCACGCACTTCCACTGCAG GCGCCCAGGCTGCACGTTCACCTTCAAGAACAAGTGTGACATCGAGAAGCACAAGAGCTACCACATCAAGGACGACGCGTACGCCAAGGACGGCTTCAAGAAGTTCTACAAGTACGAGGAGTGCAAGTACGAGGGCTGCGTGTACAGCAAGGCCACCAACCACTTCCACTGCATCCGCGCCGGCTGTGGCTTCACCTTCACCTCCACCAGCCAGATGACCTCTCACAAGCGCAAGCACGAGCGGCGCCACGTGCGCACGGCCGGGGTGCTGGGGCTGCCGGCCGGGGTGCTGGGCACCAAGGACACGGAGCAGGAGGAGTCCAGCAATGATGACTTGGTGGACTTCTCCGCCCTCAGCAGCAAGAACTCCAGCCTCAGCGCCTCACCCACCAGCCAGCAGTCCTCGGCCTCCCTGGCCGCTGCCGCCACCACCACAGAGGCCACGCCGAGCGCCGCCAAGCCCCCCAACAGCAAAATCTCAGGGCTGTTGTCCCAGGGCCTGCCCGGCTCCATTCCCCTGGCACTTGCCCTCTCCAACTCAGGCCTGGCCCCGGGCTCCCCCTTTTTCCCCCTGCTGCCTAGCCGGGGCACCCCCGCCCTCCCCGTGGGTGCTCCTGGCCTCCTGGGGAATATGTCTTCCGGGCCGGCCACCATCCCCGACACCCCCTCGCTGGCGGCCTCCGGTGGGGGCGATTCGGGCTCAGCGACAGTAGCCGCCTCGGTGCCCGTGCCCCCCGCTTCCATCATGGAGAGGATCTCAGCAAGTAAAGGCCTCATCTCGCCCATGATGGCCAGGCTGGCCGCGGCCGCCCTCAAGCCCTCGGCCACCTTTGACCCAG GAAGTGGGCAGCAGACCACCCCCGCCCGGTTCCCCCCAACTCCCGCGAAGCAGGAGACAGGGGAGAACACGGGCACCCCAGGGACCCAGGAGGTGGACCGCAGTTTAGACCTGACTCTGAGGGAGCCCAG CAATGAATCAAATGGCCACGCGGTCCCGGCAAATTCATCTCTTTTATCCTCGCTTATGAATAAG ATGTCTCAGGGCAGCCCCAACCTTGGCAGCCTGTTGAACATGGCGACGGCAGAGGCGGAGGGGGCCCCTGCAGCCGAGTCTGCGCCCTTCTTGGGCAAGGCGGTGAAGGCGCTGGTGCAGGAGAAGCTGGCTGAGCCCTGGAAGGTGTACCTGCGCAG GTTCGGCACTAAGGACTTCTGCGACGCCCAGTGCGACTTCTTACACAAAACCCACTTCCACTGTGTGGTGGAGGAGTGCGGGGCGCTCTTCAGCACCCTGGACGGTGCCATCAAGCACGCCAA CTTCCACTTCCGAACAGAGGGAGGAGCGGCGAAAGGGAATGCAGAAGGCACCTTCCCACCCACGACCGACGCCAAACCTCCCCTGGCCCCCTCATCCCCTCCGGCGCCTCCCATCACCTCGGCCGCGTCGGTGGAGGGCCTGACCCCCAGCACGGTGCCCGCACCCTCTACCCCCACGCTGCTGGCCTGGAAACAGCTGGCATCCAGCATCCCCCAGATACCCACGCTCCCGGCCTCCACACCTCACCTGCCCGCCTCGCCCTCGGCCACCACCTCTCTAGACAGCGCCAAGCCCCAGGTCAAACCCGGATTCCTCCAGTTCCAGGAGAAGTGA